One stretch of Acropora muricata isolate sample 2 chromosome 12, ASM3666990v1, whole genome shotgun sequence DNA includes these proteins:
- the LOC136893330 gene encoding uncharacterized protein, whose product MEEEKTQHQTSVTGYLHNVSPIRTSNKTKYFDMQIQTGEDEVKRGVCFSPPRVQEFTKHSNSKSPVKITKFRFDKGSTSVCMGPDVQVDKLDKVDFERKILPQTLNLSLLNSVFDGQLITIKAKVINLTAVSKFTSSTSGVLNKAEADLLDPHGSAKLTLWGHFTSQVMEGNTYQFTNLRVRKDNHNIYLNTAKTGCEIVEAVPFNEPLCLTNVLPATSTSTSITAKIIGIKDTNHYMSCCNCNKKISSLETKNVDCTNCGLKQRAASCKKHWYIQAMFQHEKGTLNLTLFADALKQLLELSNDKLKSITNDDLEDEFLSYSNTEVSVTYNNKTKIILNIEKQQ is encoded by the coding sequence atggaagaagaaaaaacacagCATCAAACTTCTGTCACAGGCTATTTGCACAATGTGTCACCTATTAGgacaagcaacaaaacaaagtacTTTGACATGCAAATTCAAACTGGTGAAGATGAAGTAAAACGTGGTGTATGCTTCTCTCCTCCACGCGTACAGGAATTCACCAAACACAGTAACAGCAAAAGTCCAGTTAAGATAACCAAATTCCGCTTTGATAAAGGCTCAACAAGTGTCTGCATGGGACCTGATGTACAAGTTGATAAACTAGACAAAGTTgactttgaaaggaaaattttgCCACAAACGCTGAACCTGTCATTACTTAATTCAGTGTTTGACGGTCAGCTTATCACCATAAAGGCAAAAGTGATCAACCTAACAGCTGTCTCCAAGTTTACTAGTTCCACATCAGGTGTTCTAAACAAGGCTGAAGCTGATCTGCTTGATCCCCATGGATCCGCCAAGCTGACGTTATGGGGGCATTTCACCTCGCAAGTGATGGAAGGCAACACCTATCAATTTACTAACTTAAGAGTTAGGAAAGATAACCACAACATTTACCTCAACACTGCAAAAACTGGCTGTGAGATTGTTGAAGCAGTTCCCTTCAATGAACCCCTTTGCCTTACAAATGTGCTACCAGCAACGTCAACATCTACATCTATCACAGCTAAAATTATCGGAATAAAAGACACAAACCACTACATGTCCTGCTGCAATTgtaacaaaaaaatatcgtCCCTAGAGACAAAAAATGTAGACTGCACAAACTGTGGTCTCAAACAAAGAGCAGCTTCTTGCAAAAAACATTGGTACATTCAAGCTATGTTTCAACATGAAAAAGGAACACTAAACCTAACACTGTTTGCTGATGCATTGAAACAACTGCTTGAGCTTTCCAATGATAAATTGAAGTCAATCACTAACGATGATCTGGAGGATGAATTCTTGTCGTACAGTAACACAGAAGTTTCTGTAACttataataacaaaacaaaaatcatcttgaacattgaaaaacagCAGTAA